Proteins encoded in a region of the Mixophyes fleayi isolate aMixFle1 chromosome 5, aMixFle1.hap1, whole genome shotgun sequence genome:
- the TMUB1 gene encoding LOW QUALITY PROTEIN: transmembrane and ubiquitin-like domain-containing protein 1 (The sequence of the model RefSeq protein was modified relative to this genomic sequence to represent the inferred CDS: deleted 2 bases in 1 codon), which yields MALIEGVDDEVTLLFAVLLLLIVIVLAWISTHTAERSPAHSSSHSGDVQTGSGRNVSQQEQPEILYLVPTTIQPDSDGALSNDETGSSILLTDRVTPPSPEPAHITGEPALGTDSISGYTEPISPSQNSESPSLRHRGPHTQAEGGSTDDQESITLRLKFLNDTERVVTVRMSDTVLHIKRSQFPGQESRVRLIYQGHLLRNDSQTVASLQLMDNCVLHCHISQHASAPGQSGAELDQVPLNIGSLLVPLLGLILFIMWYCQLQYPHLFTATATASLALITLLVTVIAFSSYRR from the exons ATGGCTCTCATTGAAGGTGTTGATGATGAGGTTACGCTCCTCTTTGCTGTTCTTCTCCTACTCATTGTGATTGTCCTGGCATGGATCTCTACTCACACTGCTGAGCGGAGTCCAGCACACTCGTCATCTCACTCAGGTGATGTCCAAACCGGATCAGGAAGAAACGTATCTCAGCAGGAACAGCCAGAGATCCTGTATTTAGTGCCGACCACGATCCAA CCTGACAGTGATGGCGCCTTGAGTAACGATGAGACCGGTTCTTCGATCCTACTTACTGACAGGGTCACTCCTCCAAGCCCTGAGCCCGCTCATATCACAGGGGAACCTGCTCTGGGTACTGATTCTATATCTGGTTACACAGAACCTATCTCGCCATCACAGAATAGTGAGTCACCGTCCCTGAGGCACAGGGGACCCCACACCCAGGCAGAGGGGGGCTCTACCGATGATCAGGAATCCATAACACTGCGCCTGAAGTTCTTGAATGACACAGAACGTGTGGTGACTGTCCGAATGTCTGACACTGTCCTTCACATCAAGCG GAGCCAGTTTCCAGGACAGGAGTCGCGCGTCCGTCTTATCTATCAGGGGCATCTTCTCCGCAATGACTCGCAGACCGTTGCTTCTCTCCAGCTTATGGACAACTGTGTGTTGCATTgtcacatctcccagcatgcatcagCTCCAGGACAGAGTGGTGCTGAACTTGACCAGGTTCCTCTAAACATTGGCAGTCTGTTGGTACCATTACTTGGACtgattctattcataatgtgGTACTGCCAGCTTCAGTACCCTCATTTATTTACGGCTACAGCCACTGCGAGCCTGGCTCTCATCACCCTGCTGGTGACGGTTATAGCTTTCTCTTCATACCGTAGATAG